Proteins encoded by one window of Streptomyces clavuligerus:
- the ruvB gene encoding Holliday junction branch migration DNA helicase RuvB codes for MNWDDSTTGPDDAPTAPGGRLVGSFADGEDQAVEAALRPKSLDEFVGQERVREQLDLVLRAARARGATADHVLLSGAPGLGKTTLSMIIAAEMQAPIRITSGPAIQHAGDLAAILSSLQEGEVLFLDEIHRMSRPAEEMLYMAMEDFRVDVIVGKGPGATAIPLELPPFTLVGATTRAGLLPPPLRDRFGFTAHMEFYDPAELQRVVHRSALLLDVEIDTDGAAEIAGRSRGTPRIANRLLRRVRDYAQVKVDGRITREVACAALRVYEVDSRGLDRLDRAVLEALLKLFAGGPVGLSTLAVAVGEERETVEEVAEPFLVREGLLARTPRGRIATPAAWAHLGLVPPQAAGGPGGRAGQGGLFGP; via the coding sequence GTGAACTGGGACGACAGCACCACCGGCCCCGACGACGCCCCCACCGCTCCCGGCGGACGGCTCGTCGGCTCCTTCGCCGACGGGGAGGACCAGGCCGTCGAGGCGGCGCTCCGCCCGAAGTCGCTGGACGAGTTCGTCGGCCAGGAGCGCGTACGGGAACAGCTCGACCTGGTGCTGAGGGCCGCCCGCGCCCGGGGGGCGACCGCCGACCACGTCCTGCTCTCCGGCGCCCCCGGGCTGGGCAAGACCACCCTGTCGATGATCATCGCCGCCGAGATGCAGGCCCCGATCCGGATCACCTCGGGCCCCGCCATCCAGCACGCGGGCGATCTCGCCGCGATCCTCTCCTCCCTCCAGGAGGGCGAGGTGCTCTTCCTCGACGAGATCCACCGGATGTCCCGGCCCGCCGAGGAGATGCTCTACATGGCCATGGAGGACTTCCGGGTCGACGTGATCGTCGGCAAGGGCCCCGGGGCCACCGCCATCCCCCTGGAGCTGCCGCCCTTCACCCTGGTCGGGGCCACCACCCGGGCCGGGCTGCTGCCGCCGCCGCTGCGCGACCGCTTCGGCTTCACCGCCCATATGGAGTTCTACGACCCCGCCGAGCTCCAGCGGGTCGTCCACCGCTCGGCGCTGCTGCTCGACGTCGAGATCGACACCGACGGGGCCGCCGAGATCGCCGGACGCTCCCGCGGCACCCCCCGGATCGCCAACCGGCTGCTCCGCCGGGTACGGGACTACGCGCAGGTCAAGGTGGACGGCCGGATCACCCGTGAGGTGGCTTGCGCGGCCCTGCGGGTGTACGAGGTGGACAGCCGCGGCCTCGACCGGCTGGACCGCGCGGTCCTGGAGGCCCTGCTGAAACTGTTCGCGGGCGGCCCCGTCGGACTCTCCACCCTGGCGGTGGCCGTGGGGGAGGAGCGGGAAACGGTCGAGGAGGTCGCCGAGCCCTTCCTCGTACGGGAGGGACTGCTGGCCAGGACCCCGCGTGGGCGGATCGCCACCCCGGCGGCCTGGGCGCACCTCGGACTGGTGCCGCCGCAGGCCGCGGGGGGTCCCGGCGGGCGGGCCGGGCAGGGCGGATTGTTCGGCCCGTGA